The following proteins are co-located in the Thermus thermophilus HB8 genome:
- a CDS encoding site-specific integrase yields MRRRGKGGGSVFYHEGKGKWVAQLTWIDPATGRKVKREKHCETRKEAERALADMVVAQAKGLLTDPSRLTTRDFALDYLKRLEREGLRPNSIRLAQEELAHALPSLKDPKAHDPLGRMRLQEVKPVHVRAAVDRVAEAGYAPRTVGRVLMRLKALFREALRLELVARNPAEAVRLRLPKGEKTARALEPQEVARLLETAEASRSKDMALLLRLMLETGLRRGEALALQWRDIDLEAGELTVWRSWTKARGKGAFSEPKTPTAKRKVPLPRGLLLRLKARREELLERLTPEEVDGLFLVGGVKPVDPDAFNHYLRRLAERAGLGRVRVHDLRHTWATLALSRGVPLEVVSERLGHASPTITLNVYRHLLEEERRGWVLDLEELLYPAPRAQA; encoded by the coding sequence ATGAGAAGGCGCGGCAAAGGGGGCGGAAGCGTCTTCTACCACGAGGGCAAGGGCAAGTGGGTGGCCCAGCTCACCTGGATAGACCCCGCCACGGGCCGGAAGGTCAAGCGGGAGAAGCATTGCGAAACCCGCAAGGAGGCCGAAAGGGCCCTGGCGGATATGGTGGTCGCCCAGGCCAAAGGGCTTCTCACCGACCCCTCCAGGCTCACCACGCGGGACTTCGCCCTGGACTACCTGAAGCGCCTGGAGCGGGAGGGGCTTAGGCCGAACTCCATCCGCCTGGCCCAGGAGGAACTGGCCCACGCCCTCCCCTCCCTCAAGGATCCCAAGGCCCACGACCCCCTGGGCCGCATGCGGCTCCAGGAGGTGAAGCCGGTCCATGTGCGGGCCGCCGTGGACCGGGTGGCGGAAGCGGGCTACGCCCCCCGCACCGTGGGCCGGGTGCTCATGCGGCTCAAGGCCCTCTTCCGGGAAGCCTTACGGCTGGAGCTTGTGGCCCGGAACCCCGCCGAGGCCGTGAGGTTGCGCCTTCCCAAGGGGGAGAAGACGGCCCGGGCCCTGGAGCCCCAGGAGGTGGCCCGGCTCCTGGAGACCGCCGAAGCCTCCCGGTCCAAGGACATGGCCCTCCTCCTCCGGCTCATGCTGGAAACCGGGCTCCGCCGGGGCGAAGCCCTGGCCCTGCAATGGCGGGACATAGACCTGGAGGCTGGGGAGCTTACCGTGTGGCGGTCCTGGACAAAAGCGAGGGGCAAGGGGGCCTTCTCCGAGCCCAAGACCCCCACGGCCAAGCGCAAGGTGCCCTTGCCCCGTGGCCTCCTCCTTCGCCTGAAGGCCCGGAGGGAGGAGCTTCTGGAAAGGCTCACCCCGGAGGAGGTGGACGGGCTCTTCCTGGTGGGCGGGGTGAAGCCCGTGGACCCGGACGCGTTCAACCACTACCTGCGCCGCCTGGCGGAAAGGGCGGGCCTTGGGCGGGTGAGGGTGCACGACCTTCGCCACACCTGGGCCACCCTGGCCCTCTCCCGGGGCGTGCCCCTGGAGGTGGTGAGTGAGCGGCTTGGCCACGCCAGCCCCACCATCACCCTGAATGTGTACCGCCACCTTCTGGAGGAGGAGCGCCGGGGGTGGGTGCTGGACCTGGAAGAACTCCTCTACCCCGCCCCCCGCGCCCAAGCCTGA
- the rimM gene encoding ribosome maturation factor RimM (Essential for efficient processing of 16S rRNA) translates to MRLVEIGRFGAPYALKGGLRFRGEPVVLHLERVYVEGHGWRAIEDLYRVGEELVVHLAGVTDRTLAEALVGLRVYAEVADLPPLEEGRYYYFALIGLPVYVEGRQVGEVVDILDAGAQDVLIIRGVGERLRDRAERLVPLQAPYVRVEEGSIHVDPIPGLFD, encoded by the coding sequence ATGCGCCTGGTGGAGATCGGCCGGTTCGGCGCCCCTTACGCCCTGAAAGGGGGCCTCAGGTTCCGGGGAGAGCCCGTGGTGCTCCATTTGGAGCGGGTCTACGTGGAAGGCCACGGGTGGCGGGCCATTGAGGACCTCTACCGGGTGGGGGAGGAGCTGGTGGTCCACCTGGCGGGCGTCACCGACCGCACCCTGGCCGAGGCCCTGGTGGGGCTTCGCGTCTACGCGGAGGTGGCCGACCTCCCCCCCTTGGAGGAGGGTCGGTACTACTACTTCGCCCTCATCGGCCTGCCCGTGTACGTGGAGGGGCGGCAGGTGGGGGAGGTGGTGGACATCCTGGACGCCGGGGCCCAGGACGTCCTCATCATCCGGGGCGTAGGGGAGAGGCTCAGGGACCGGGCGGAGCGGCTCGTGCCCCTGCAGGCCCCCTACGTGCGGGTGGAGGAGGGGAGCATCCACGTGGACCCCATCCCCGGCCTCTTTGACTGA
- a CDS encoding helicase-related protein, whose translation MGTMGFGLDPKDLRPGDVLEGDCFPEPVRVIQIQVWGDLFRLEAVGTRTQGYYDRVLSIQDLGSLRRFRASGGRDFGGAPEAFFLAVEGHRIRFAQQFDPLFAVNVSQIDPLPHQIEAVYFYILRNPRVRFLLADDPGAGKTIMAGLLLKELKYRGLVQRTLIVVPGHLKDQWRREMKERFAETFLVVDRGMVEANWGRNVWREHPQVITSMDFAKRDEVLASLAEADWDLVIVDEAHKMTAYRYGEKTHKTERYRLGELLSRTSQFLLFLTATPHRGDPENFRLFLDLLEPGFFASRELLLESIARKDNPLFLRRLKEDLKDFEGRRLFPPRKVFTVTYYLSDEEKLLYNAVTSYVEASYNKALAREKRNVAFALLILQRRLASSVRAVRRSLERRRERLAQLLEVGRWLAERGEVDEEALEDLEEWERLKREEDLVAQLTAAETREELEREIAQLDELIALARRAERLEIETKLRKLREVMEDERLQQTGEKLLIFTESRETLEYLVEKLRGWGYSVVSLHGGMDLDARIRAEHEFRERAQVMVSTEAGGEGINLQFCSLMVNYDIPWNPNRLEQRMGRVHRYGQTKEVHIYNLVALDTREGKVLEALFRKLREIQEALGSDRVFDVVGEVLPGKSLKELIVEAIANRRTLDEIVCEIEAVPDQEAVRRVREAALEALAVRHIDLTQVLGEERRARENRLVPEYIERFFERACRFLGVPLERRGDGLWRVPRVPHELRDLSREFKDRYGEVFPEYRKLAFSKELARRHQAVLVAPGHPLLEAIIERLLSRSEGELRRGALFADPDGKLEGFLWFLEVEVRDGQNQVAGKRLFAVYQSEAGELRLVHPSVLWDLKPLSPGEASFDGGLLDEGRVVGFAIEQALEPYRQELLAWRERDAEVKRRYGLRSLEQMLLDSEAKLLEYETRRAQGENIPEATLQNERRRKEELEARKKRLEEAIRRELSLTAAAPRVLGVARVVPLVKGEAAMRPDPEVEAIGMEVALRYEREAGWTPEDVSRENLGYDIRSVSPEGAVRYIEVKARAATGPVALTPNEWVMAQRLGEDYWLYIVEHAATRPVLHRVQNPAAKLAPKEVVDVVRYVVNDWKKAAESS comes from the coding sequence ATGGGCACAATGGGCTTCGGTTTAGACCCGAAAGACCTTCGCCCCGGGGACGTCCTCGAGGGCGATTGCTTCCCCGAGCCCGTCCGGGTTATCCAGATCCAGGTGTGGGGCGACCTCTTCCGCCTCGAGGCCGTGGGCACGAGAACCCAGGGGTACTACGACCGCGTCCTCTCCATCCAGGACTTGGGAAGCCTACGGCGGTTCCGGGCGAGCGGAGGTCGGGACTTTGGGGGAGCGCCCGAGGCCTTCTTCCTGGCGGTGGAGGGGCACCGCATCCGCTTCGCCCAGCAGTTTGACCCCCTTTTCGCCGTGAACGTCTCCCAGATTGACCCGCTACCCCACCAGATCGAGGCGGTCTACTTCTACATCCTCCGGAACCCCAGGGTGCGCTTTCTGCTAGCCGACGATCCGGGGGCGGGCAAGACCATCATGGCCGGGTTGCTTCTCAAGGAGCTGAAGTACAGGGGCCTGGTCCAGCGCACCCTGATCGTGGTGCCCGGCCACCTCAAGGACCAGTGGCGGCGGGAGATGAAGGAGCGCTTCGCCGAGACCTTCCTGGTGGTGGACCGGGGGATGGTGGAGGCCAACTGGGGCCGCAACGTCTGGCGGGAACATCCCCAGGTGATCACCTCCATGGACTTCGCTAAGCGGGACGAGGTGCTCGCCTCCTTGGCCGAGGCCGATTGGGACCTGGTGATCGTGGACGAGGCCCACAAGATGACCGCCTACCGCTACGGGGAGAAGACCCACAAGACAGAGCGCTACCGTCTTGGGGAGCTCCTCTCCCGCACCAGCCAGTTTCTCCTCTTCCTCACGGCCACGCCCCACCGGGGTGACCCGGAGAACTTCCGCCTCTTTCTGGACCTCTTGGAGCCCGGTTTCTTCGCCTCCCGGGAGCTCCTCCTCGAGTCCATCGCCCGGAAGGACAACCCCCTTTTCCTGCGCAGGCTCAAGGAAGACCTCAAGGACTTTGAGGGGAGGCGCCTTTTCCCACCCCGCAAGGTCTTTACGGTGACCTACTACCTGAGCGACGAGGAGAAGCTCCTCTACAACGCCGTCACGAGCTACGTGGAAGCCTCCTACAACAAGGCCCTGGCCAGGGAGAAGCGGAACGTGGCCTTCGCGCTCCTCATCCTGCAGCGGAGGCTGGCCTCGAGCGTGCGGGCCGTGCGCCGCTCGCTGGAAAGGCGCCGGGAGCGGCTTGCCCAGCTTTTGGAGGTGGGCCGGTGGCTTGCGGAGCGGGGCGAGGTAGACGAGGAGGCCCTGGAGGACCTGGAGGAATGGGAACGCCTCAAGCGGGAAGAGGATCTGGTGGCGCAACTCACCGCCGCCGAGACCCGGGAGGAGCTGGAGCGCGAGATCGCCCAGCTGGACGAGCTCATTGCCTTGGCCCGGCGGGCCGAGCGGCTGGAGATTGAAACCAAGCTCCGCAAGCTCCGGGAGGTGATGGAGGACGAAAGGCTCCAGCAGACGGGCGAAAAGCTCCTCATCTTCACCGAGTCCCGGGAAACCCTGGAGTACCTCGTGGAGAAGCTTCGGGGGTGGGGGTACTCCGTGGTGTCCCTCCACGGGGGGATGGACCTGGACGCCCGCATCCGGGCCGAGCACGAGTTCCGCGAGCGGGCCCAGGTGATGGTGTCCACCGAGGCGGGCGGGGAAGGCATCAACCTCCAGTTCTGCTCCCTCATGGTCAACTACGACATTCCCTGGAACCCCAACCGCCTGGAGCAGCGGATGGGGCGGGTCCACCGCTACGGCCAGACCAAGGAAGTGCACATCTACAACCTGGTGGCGCTGGACACCCGGGAGGGGAAGGTCCTCGAGGCCCTCTTCCGCAAGCTCAGGGAGATCCAGGAGGCCCTGGGGAGCGACCGGGTCTTTGACGTGGTGGGGGAGGTGCTCCCGGGAAAGAGCCTGAAGGAACTCATCGTGGAGGCTATCGCCAACCGGCGCACCCTGGACGAGATCGTCTGCGAGATTGAGGCCGTGCCCGACCAGGAGGCGGTCCGGCGGGTGCGGGAGGCGGCCCTCGAGGCCCTGGCGGTGCGCCACATTGACCTCACCCAGGTCCTGGGAGAGGAGCGGAGGGCCCGGGAGAACCGCCTGGTGCCGGAGTACATTGAGCGCTTCTTTGAGCGGGCCTGCAGGTTCTTGGGCGTGCCCCTGGAGCGGCGCGGGGACGGCTTATGGCGCGTCCCCCGCGTTCCCCATGAGCTGCGGGACCTTTCCCGGGAGTTCAAGGACCGCTACGGCGAGGTCTTCCCCGAGTACCGGAAGCTGGCCTTCTCCAAGGAGCTGGCCCGGAGGCATCAGGCGGTCCTCGTGGCCCCCGGGCATCCCCTTCTGGAGGCCATCATTGAGCGGCTTCTTTCCCGGTCCGAAGGGGAGCTGAGGCGCGGGGCACTCTTCGCCGACCCCGACGGGAAACTCGAGGGCTTCCTCTGGTTTTTGGAGGTGGAGGTCCGCGACGGGCAAAACCAGGTGGCGGGCAAGCGCCTCTTTGCCGTCTACCAGTCTGAAGCGGGGGAACTCCGCCTCGTTCACCCTTCGGTCCTTTGGGACCTGAAGCCCCTTTCCCCCGGGGAGGCCTCCTTTGACGGCGGCCTTCTGGACGAGGGGAGGGTGGTGGGCTTCGCCATAGAGCAGGCCCTCGAGCCCTACCGCCAGGAGCTTTTGGCCTGGCGGGAACGGGACGCCGAGGTCAAGCGCCGCTACGGCCTGCGCTCCTTGGAGCAGATGCTCCTGGACTCCGAGGCCAAGCTTTTGGAGTACGAGACCCGGCGGGCCCAGGGGGAGAACATCCCCGAGGCCACCCTCCAGAACGAAAGGCGGCGGAAGGAGGAGCTGGAGGCCCGCAAGAAGAGGCTGGAGGAGGCGATTCGGCGGGAGCTTAGCCTCACCGCGGCCGCCCCTCGGGTTCTCGGGGTGGCCCGGGTGGTGCCCCTTGTCAAGGGGGAGGCGGCCATGCGCCCTGACCCCGAGGTGGAGGCCATCGGCATGGAGGTGGCCCTGCGGTACGAGCGGGAGGCGGGGTGGACGCCCGAGGACGTTTCCCGCGAGAACCTGGGCTACGATATCCGTTCCGTGTCCCCTGAAGGCGCCGTTCGCTACATTGAGGTCAAGGCGCGGGCCGCCACGGGCCCCGTGGCCCTGACCCCCAACGAGTGGGTGATGGCTCAGCGCCTGGGGGAGGACTACTGGCTCTACATCGTGGAGCACGCCGCCACCCGCCCGGTGCTCCACCGGGTACAAAACCCGGCGGCCAAGCTTGCGCCCAAAGAGGTGGTGGACGTGGTGCGCTACGTGGTCAACGACTGGAAGAAGGCGGCGGAGAGCAGCTAA
- a CDS encoding response regulator transcription factor, which produces MRLLVADDHPLFRLGLKAALEAEGLEVVAEAGTGEEALVQALEKAPDAVLLDLRMPGMDGLTCARRLREMGYRGLVILLTTYQEPALLLEAYKAGADAYLSKELSAPELKRRLLRIRQGEERLTAPDIPALTPREEEVLRLLAEGLSTKEIARALRLSPETVRSHLESLYAKLEARNRVEALSRARSLGFLP; this is translated from the coding sequence GTGCGCCTCCTTGTGGCGGACGACCACCCCCTCTTCCGCCTGGGGCTCAAGGCGGCCCTCGAGGCGGAGGGCCTCGAGGTGGTGGCGGAGGCGGGCACCGGGGAGGAGGCCCTGGTCCAGGCCCTGGAGAAGGCTCCCGACGCCGTCCTCCTGGACCTGCGCATGCCGGGGATGGACGGCCTCACCTGCGCCCGGCGCCTGCGGGAGATGGGCTACCGCGGCCTCGTCATCCTCCTCACCACCTACCAGGAGCCCGCCCTCCTCCTGGAGGCCTACAAGGCGGGGGCCGACGCCTACCTCTCCAAGGAGCTCTCGGCCCCGGAGCTCAAGCGGCGGCTTCTCCGGATCCGTCAGGGCGAGGAGCGGCTCACCGCCCCCGACATCCCGGCCCTCACCCCGCGGGAAGAAGAGGTGCTCCGCCTCCTGGCCGAGGGCCTTTCCACCAAGGAGATCGCCCGGGCCCTTCGCCTCTCCCCGGAGACGGTGCGGAGCCACCTGGAAAGCCTCTACGCCAAGCTGGAGGCCCGCAACCGGGTGGAGGCCCTCTCCCGGGCCCGGTCTTTGGGCTTCCTTCCCTAA
- a CDS encoding KH domain-containing protein, whose amino-acid sequence MKDVVEYLVRYLVDRPEAVRVQVRRGKEGTVYLVEVAPEDKGRLIGKGGRVIESLRTVVRAYAKRKVGVEVR is encoded by the coding sequence ATGAAGGACGTGGTGGAGTACCTGGTGCGCTACCTGGTGGACCGCCCCGAGGCGGTGCGGGTCCAGGTGCGTAGGGGCAAGGAGGGCACGGTCTACCTGGTGGAGGTCGCCCCGGAGGACAAGGGGCGGCTCATCGGCAAGGGCGGGAGGGTCATTGAGTCCCTCCGCACCGTGGTCCGGGCGTACGCCAAGCGCAAGGTGGGCGTGGAGGTGCGCTGA
- the rplS gene encoding 50S ribosomal protein L19 encodes MNRGALIKLVESRYVRTDLPEFRPGDTVRVSYKVKEGNRTRIQDFEGIVIRIRRNGFNTTFTVRKVSYGVGVERIFPLHSPLIQKIDIVQRGRARRAKLYFIRNLSDREIRRKLRADRKRIDQDRAAERAAKEEAQKAQEPKASQE; translated from the coding sequence ATGAACCGAGGAGCGCTCATCAAGTTGGTGGAGTCCCGCTACGTTCGCACGGACCTTCCCGAGTTCCGTCCCGGCGACACCGTCCGGGTGTCCTACAAGGTCAAGGAGGGCAACCGCACCCGCATCCAGGACTTTGAGGGCATCGTGATCCGCATCCGCCGCAACGGCTTCAACACCACCTTCACCGTGCGGAAGGTGAGCTACGGCGTGGGCGTGGAGCGCATCTTCCCCCTGCACTCCCCCCTCATCCAGAAGATTGACATCGTCCAGCGGGGCCGGGCGCGCCGGGCCAAGCTCTACTTCATCCGCAACCTCTCCGACCGGGAGATCCGCCGCAAGCTCCGGGCCGACCGGAAGCGGATTGACCAGGACCGGGCCGCCGAGCGGGCCGCCAAGGAGGAGGCCCAGAAGGCCCAGGAGCCCAAGGCTTCCCAGGAGTAA
- a CDS encoding sulfurtransferase has translation MGYAHPEVLVSTDWVQEHLEDPKVRVLEVDEDILLYDTGHIPGAQKIDWQRDFWDPVVRDFISEEEFAKLMERLGISNDTTVVLYGDKNNWWAAYAFWFFKYNGHKDVRLMNGGRQKWVEEGRPLTTEVPSYPPGRYEVPYRDESIRAYRDDVLEHIIKVKEGKGALVDVRSPQEYRGELTHMPDYPQEGALRAGHIPGAKNIPWAKAVNPDGTFKSAEELRALYEPLGITKDKDIVVYCRIAERSSHSWFVLKYLLGYPHVKNYDGSWTEWGNLVGVPIAKGEE, from the coding sequence ATGGGGTACGCCCATCCCGAGGTTTTGGTGAGCACCGACTGGGTCCAGGAGCACCTGGAGGACCCCAAGGTACGGGTCCTCGAGGTGGACGAGGACATCCTCCTCTACGACACCGGGCACATCCCGGGGGCCCAGAAGATTGACTGGCAGCGGGACTTCTGGGACCCGGTGGTCCGGGACTTCATCAGCGAGGAGGAGTTCGCCAAGCTCATGGAAAGGCTCGGCATCTCCAACGACACCACCGTGGTCCTCTACGGGGACAAGAACAACTGGTGGGCCGCCTACGCCTTCTGGTTCTTCAAGTACAACGGCCACAAGGACGTGCGGCTCATGAACGGCGGGCGGCAAAAGTGGGTGGAGGAAGGCCGCCCCCTCACCACCGAGGTCCCCTCCTACCCCCCGGGGCGCTACGAGGTCCCCTACCGGGACGAGTCCATCCGGGCCTACCGGGACGACGTCCTGGAGCACATCATCAAGGTGAAGGAAGGCAAGGGCGCCCTGGTGGACGTGCGTAGCCCCCAGGAGTACCGCGGGGAGCTCACCCACATGCCCGACTACCCCCAGGAGGGGGCCCTCCGCGCCGGCCACATCCCCGGGGCGAAGAACATCCCCTGGGCCAAAGCGGTGAACCCCGACGGCACCTTCAAAAGCGCCGAGGAGCTCCGGGCCCTCTACGAGCCTCTCGGGATCACCAAAGACAAGGACATCGTCGTCTACTGCCGCATCGCCGAGCGGTCCAGCCACTCCTGGTTCGTCCTCAAGTACCTCCTGGGCTACCCCCACGTGAAGAACTACGACGGCTCCTGGACCGAGTGGGGCAACCTGGTGGGGGTGCCCATCGCCAAAGGCGAGGAGTAG
- a CDS encoding helix-turn-helix domain-containing protein, with amino-acid sequence MQGEVLTVAEVAKLLRVSRKTVEKLIYAKKLHAVKVGRVWRIPRAAVEAFLEGKEYREP; translated from the coding sequence GTGCAAGGAGAAGTCCTGACCGTGGCGGAGGTGGCCAAGCTCCTCCGGGTTAGCCGCAAGACGGTGGAAAAGCTCATCTACGCCAAGAAGCTCCACGCGGTGAAGGTGGGCCGGGTTTGGCGCATCCCGAGGGCCGCCGTGGAGGCGTTCTTGGAGGGGAAGGAGTACCGTGAACCTTAG
- the ffh gene encoding signal recognition particle protein, translating to MFQQLAARLQEAIDRLRGRGRITEEDLKGTLREIRRALIEADVNLEVARAFVEEVRERALGRKVLESLTPAEVVLATVYEALKEALGGEPKHPQLKDRNVWFLVGLQGSGKTTTAAKLALYYKGKGRRPLLVAADTQRPAAREQLRVLGEKVGVPVLEVQDGESPESIRRRVEERARLEVRDLVLVDTAGRLQIDERLMEELVRLKAALRPDEVLLVLDAMTGQEALSVAQAFDERVGVTGLVLTKLDGDARGGAALSARRVTGKPIYFAGVSERPEGLEPFYPDRLAGRILGMGDVATLAEKVRQAGLEAEAPKSAKELTLEDFLKQMQNLKRLGSFSELLKLLPGVGRALPQGFQVDERAFKRLEAIVLSMTPEERKDPRILNASRRRRIAKGSGTTVQEVNRLVKAFEETKALMKSLERRKGRGLMGMFRR from the coding sequence ATGTTCCAGCAGCTAGCCGCACGACTCCAGGAGGCCATTGACCGGCTCAGGGGCCGGGGCCGGATCACGGAGGAGGACCTGAAGGGGACCCTCCGGGAGATCCGCCGCGCCCTCATTGAGGCCGACGTGAACCTGGAGGTGGCCCGGGCCTTCGTGGAGGAGGTGCGGGAGCGGGCTTTGGGGCGGAAGGTCCTGGAGAGCCTGACCCCGGCCGAGGTGGTCCTGGCCACGGTCTACGAGGCCCTGAAGGAGGCCCTGGGCGGGGAGCCCAAGCACCCCCAGCTCAAGGACCGGAACGTCTGGTTCCTCGTGGGGCTCCAGGGGTCGGGGAAGACCACCACCGCCGCCAAGCTCGCCCTCTACTACAAGGGGAAGGGGCGGCGTCCCCTCCTGGTGGCGGCGGACACCCAGCGCCCGGCGGCGCGGGAGCAGCTCCGCGTCCTGGGGGAGAAGGTGGGGGTGCCGGTCCTCGAGGTCCAGGACGGGGAAAGCCCCGAGTCCATCCGGCGGCGGGTGGAGGAGCGGGCCCGCCTGGAGGTGCGGGACCTCGTCCTGGTGGACACCGCCGGCCGCCTCCAGATTGACGAGCGCCTCATGGAGGAGCTCGTGCGCCTCAAGGCGGCGCTGCGCCCCGACGAGGTCCTCCTCGTCCTGGACGCCATGACGGGCCAGGAGGCCCTCTCCGTGGCCCAGGCCTTTGACGAGCGGGTGGGGGTCACGGGCCTCGTCCTCACCAAGCTGGACGGGGACGCCCGGGGCGGGGCCGCCCTCTCCGCGCGGCGGGTCACGGGCAAGCCCATCTACTTCGCCGGGGTTTCCGAGCGGCCGGAGGGCTTGGAGCCCTTCTACCCCGACCGCCTCGCGGGCAGGATCCTCGGCATGGGGGACGTGGCCACCCTGGCGGAAAAGGTGCGCCAGGCGGGCCTCGAGGCCGAGGCGCCCAAGTCCGCCAAGGAGCTCACCCTGGAGGACTTCCTCAAGCAGATGCAAAACCTCAAGCGGCTGGGTTCCTTCTCCGAGCTCCTAAAGCTTCTTCCCGGGGTGGGCCGGGCCCTGCCCCAGGGGTTCCAGGTGGACGAGCGGGCCTTCAAGCGCCTGGAGGCCATCGTCCTCTCCATGACCCCGGAGGAGCGCAAGGACCCCCGGATCCTCAACGCCTCCCGCAGGCGGCGCATCGCCAAAGGAAGCGGCACCACGGTTCAGGAGGTCAACCGGCTGGTCAAGGCCTTTGAGGAAACCAAGGCCCTGATGAAGTCCCTGGAGCGCCGCAAGGGCCGGGGACTCATGGGAATGTTCAGGAGGTAA
- the sdaAA gene encoding L-serine ammonia-lyase, iron-sulfur-dependent, subunit alpha: MPLTLNQLAELSGRASEHVLAEEVEETGTPAEEILARLRERLAVMRDSVRRGLASDAPSVAGLVGKNAKTLWEAPDPLQDPLLKRVQAYAMAVNEENARMGRIVAAPTAGSAGTLPGALLGVADHLGIPDEELLMPLVLAGGVAKMIGRVIHIAGASGGCQAEIGSSAAMAAAAVTELLGGTPEACAHAAALALQNTLGLVCDPVGGFVEVPCVMRNGFYAVHAVSAASMALAGIRSVIPPDEVVLAMAGIGRLLPLELKETGLGGLADTPTGRRLAEEALKKT, from the coding sequence ATGCCCCTTACCCTGAACCAGCTGGCCGAGCTTTCCGGCCGGGCCTCGGAGCACGTGCTCGCAGAGGAGGTGGAGGAAACGGGGACGCCTGCGGAGGAGATCCTGGCGCGCCTAAGGGAGCGCCTCGCCGTGATGCGGGACTCGGTGCGGCGGGGCCTCGCTTCCGATGCCCCCAGCGTGGCGGGCCTGGTGGGGAAGAACGCCAAGACCCTCTGGGAGGCCCCTGACCCCCTGCAAGACCCCCTTCTCAAGCGGGTACAGGCCTACGCCATGGCCGTGAACGAGGAGAACGCCCGCATGGGGCGGATCGTGGCCGCCCCCACGGCGGGGAGCGCGGGGACGCTTCCCGGGGCCCTTCTGGGCGTGGCGGACCACCTGGGGATCCCCGACGAGGAGCTCCTCATGCCCTTGGTCCTCGCTGGGGGGGTGGCGAAGATGATCGGCCGGGTGATCCACATCGCCGGGGCGAGCGGGGGATGCCAGGCCGAGATCGGCTCCAGCGCCGCCATGGCCGCGGCGGCCGTCACCGAGCTTTTAGGCGGCACCCCGGAGGCCTGCGCCCACGCGGCGGCTTTGGCCCTGCAGAACACCCTGGGCTTGGTCTGCGACCCCGTGGGGGGGTTCGTGGAGGTGCCCTGCGTGATGCGGAACGGCTTCTACGCCGTCCACGCGGTGAGCGCCGCCTCCATGGCCCTTGCGGGGATCCGGAGCGTGATCCCGCCCGACGAGGTGGTCCTGGCCATGGCGGGCATCGGCCGCCTCCTCCCCCTGGAGCTCAAGGAAACCGGCCTGGGGGGCTTGGCGGACACCCCCACAGGCCGGAGGCTGGCGGAAGAGGCGCTGAAGAAGACGTAG
- the trmD gene encoding tRNA (guanosine(37)-N1)-methyltransferase TrmD — protein MRYTVITLFPNLVRPWLEESLLKKALERGLIRVEVVDLRAFGLGRHRTVDDTPYGGGAGMVIRPDVAVAALERALPADEVVLLSPAGRPFTQKVAEELAGKEHLVLLAGRYEGFDARVEAFATRILSIGDYVLMGGEVAALAVLEATARLVPGVIGDPQSHREDSFVRGLLDYPQYTRPPEFRGLRVPEVLLSGHHQEVERWRRQEALRRTLALRPELVARAPLSLLEARLLAEMDREE, from the coding sequence ATGCGCTACACCGTCATCACCCTTTTCCCCAACCTCGTCCGCCCCTGGCTGGAGGAGTCCCTCCTGAAGAAGGCCCTGGAGCGGGGCCTGATCCGGGTGGAGGTGGTGGACCTCAGGGCCTTCGGCCTCGGCCGGCACCGCACGGTGGACGACACCCCTTACGGCGGCGGGGCGGGGATGGTGATCCGTCCCGACGTGGCGGTGGCGGCCCTGGAGCGGGCCCTCCCGGCGGACGAGGTGGTGCTCCTCTCCCCGGCGGGGAGGCCTTTCACGCAGAAGGTGGCGGAGGAGCTCGCCGGAAAGGAGCACCTCGTCCTCCTGGCCGGCCGCTACGAGGGGTTTGACGCCAGGGTGGAGGCCTTCGCCACCCGGATCCTCTCCATCGGGGACTACGTCCTCATGGGAGGGGAGGTGGCGGCCCTGGCGGTCCTCGAGGCCACCGCCCGCCTCGTCCCCGGGGTGATCGGGGACCCGCAAAGCCACCGGGAGGACTCCTTCGTCCGCGGCCTTCTGGACTACCCCCAGTACACCCGTCCCCCCGAGTTCCGGGGGCTTAGGGTGCCCGAGGTCCTCCTTTCGGGCCACCACCAGGAGGTGGAGAGGTGGCGGCGGCAGGAGGCCTTGCGCCGCACCCTGGCCCTGCGGCCCGAGCTCGTCGCCCGGGCGCCCCTTAGCCTCTTGGAGGCCCGCTTGCTTGCGGAAATGGACCGGGAGGAGTAA
- the rpsP gene encoding 30S ribosomal protein S16, which translates to MVKIRLARFGSKHNPHYRIVVTDARRKRDGKYIEKIGYYDPRKTTPDWLKVDVERARYWLSVGAQPTDTARRLLRQAGVFRQEAREGA; encoded by the coding sequence ATGGTCAAGATCCGTCTGGCTCGGTTCGGTTCCAAGCACAACCCCCACTACCGCATCGTGGTCACCGACGCCCGCAGGAAGCGGGACGGCAAGTACATTGAGAAAATCGGCTACTACGACCCCCGGAAGACCACGCCCGACTGGCTCAAGGTGGACGTGGAGCGGGCCCGGTACTGGCTCTCCGTGGGCGCCCAGCCCACGGACACCGCCCGCAGGCTCCTCCGCCAGGCGGGGGTCTTCCGGCAGGAGGCCCGGGAGGGCGCCTGA